From a region of the Streptomyces venezuelae genome:
- a CDS encoding SigE family RNA polymerase sigma factor: MTIEEFEEFYAQAAGRLTGQLYVMLGDHHEAQDVVQEAFVRGWSRRRQLDRDGRPEAWIRTVAWRLAVSRWRGRRRTADAWQRTAPAGHVEGPGPEAVALVEALRLLPLKQRRTLALHYVCDLSVEQIADETSLSASTVKTHLSRGRAALSRHLQDPRIEEAPDA; this comes from the coding sequence TTGACCATCGAGGAGTTCGAGGAGTTCTACGCGCAAGCGGCAGGACGGCTCACAGGACAGCTCTACGTGATGCTCGGCGACCACCACGAGGCACAGGACGTGGTGCAGGAGGCCTTCGTCAGGGGCTGGAGCCGCCGGCGGCAGCTCGACCGCGACGGCCGGCCCGAGGCGTGGATTCGTACCGTCGCGTGGCGGCTCGCCGTCAGCCGCTGGCGCGGGCGGCGGCGCACCGCCGACGCCTGGCAGCGCACCGCCCCCGCCGGCCATGTGGAGGGGCCCGGGCCGGAGGCGGTGGCGCTGGTCGAGGCGCTGCGGCTGCTGCCGCTGAAGCAGCGCCGGACTCTGGCGCTGCACTACGTGTGCGATCTGAGCGTCGAGCAGATCGCCGACGAGACCTCCCTGTCCGCGAGCACGGTCAAGACCCACCTGTCCCGGGGCAGGGCCGCGCTCTCCCGCCATCTGCAGGACCCCCGCATTGAGGAGGCTCCCGATGCCTGA
- a CDS encoding cold-shock protein: MATGTVKWFNSEKGFGFIAQDGGGPDVFAHYSAINASGYRELQEGQAVTFDITQGQKGPQAENITPA; the protein is encoded by the coding sequence ATGGCTACGGGAACCGTGAAGTGGTTCAACTCGGAAAAGGGCTTCGGCTTCATCGCCCAGGACGGCGGCGGCCCGGACGTCTTCGCCCACTACTCGGCGATCAACGCGTCTGGCTACCGTGAGCTCCAGGAGGGTCAGGCCGTGACCTTCGACATCACGCAGGGCCAGAAGGGCCCGCAGGCGGAGAACATCACCCCCGCCTGA
- a CDS encoding MFS transporter, which translates to MTPVQTTRLLPRTYRPLFAHADFRRLLPALAASDLGDGMSVVAVAWLAIEIAPPGQSGMLLGAALAAYALPGAAGALLFGRWLRRLHPGRLLAADSRIRAVLLGCVPLAWAAGVLHPVLYVALLAGSSVLHAWGNAGRYSLLAQILPPDRRLAANALVSSSVSASIVVGPALAGFLAAVIAPAWLIGLDALSFAVLAVQVGRLRGAAAGADGKDGAGTEGAEDAKGRDDREDGRDGAGATAAPVDADRSAAGLRLLRKQPELLGVLALTWFFNFLYGPAEVALPLHVTEDLKAGAGLLGLYWTLFGAGAVLGGLAAGALGRFPLWPVTLGIVAGWGLALVPFGLGAPAAVTLACFTLGGLIYGPFTALSYTLFQERTPAAALTSVLAARSAALLTAGPVGTALGGPLIALLGPRQVLAASGIATVALAVVGAAVRVGARARGRRRVRTPVPL; encoded by the coding sequence GTGACTCCCGTACAGACAACTCGTCTCCTCCCCCGCACCTACCGGCCGTTGTTCGCCCACGCCGACTTCCGGCGGCTGCTGCCCGCCCTGGCGGCCTCCGATCTCGGTGACGGGATGAGCGTGGTCGCCGTGGCGTGGCTGGCCATCGAGATCGCTCCCCCGGGGCAGTCCGGGATGCTCCTGGGTGCCGCGCTCGCCGCGTACGCGCTTCCGGGGGCGGCCGGGGCACTGCTCTTCGGGCGGTGGCTGCGCCGGCTTCACCCCGGGCGGCTGCTGGCGGCCGACAGCCGGATCCGCGCGGTGCTCCTCGGCTGTGTTCCGTTGGCCTGGGCCGCGGGGGTGCTGCACCCGGTGCTGTACGTGGCCCTGCTCGCGGGCTCGTCCGTGCTGCATGCCTGGGGGAACGCGGGCAGGTACTCGCTGCTCGCGCAGATACTTCCGCCCGACCGGCGGCTGGCGGCCAACGCACTGGTCAGTTCCAGTGTCTCGGCCTCCATCGTCGTGGGCCCGGCGCTCGCGGGGTTCCTGGCGGCGGTGATCGCTCCCGCCTGGCTCATCGGGCTCGACGCGCTGTCCTTCGCCGTGCTCGCCGTCCAGGTCGGGCGGCTGCGGGGCGCGGCGGCCGGGGCGGACGGGAAGGACGGGGCGGGCACGGAGGGCGCGGAGGATGCGAAGGGCCGGGACGACAGGGAGGACGGAAGGGACGGAGCGGGGGCGACGGCCGCGCCGGTCGACGCCGACCGGTCGGCGGCCGGCCTGCGCCTGCTGCGCAAGCAGCCCGAGCTCCTCGGTGTCCTGGCCCTGACCTGGTTCTTCAACTTCCTCTACGGACCGGCGGAGGTCGCCCTCCCGCTGCACGTCACCGAGGACCTGAAGGCTGGGGCGGGGCTGCTCGGCCTGTACTGGACGCTGTTCGGGGCGGGCGCCGTGCTGGGTGGCCTGGCCGCGGGCGCACTGGGGCGGTTCCCGCTCTGGCCGGTCACCCTGGGGATCGTCGCGGGCTGGGGGCTGGCGCTCGTACCCTTCGGTCTCGGTGCGCCCGCGGCCGTCACGCTGGCCTGTTTCACCCTCGGCGGCCTGATCTACGGACCGTTCACCGCCCTGTCCTACACCCTCTTCCAGGAACGCACCCCGGCCGCCGCGCTGACCTCGGTCCTCGCCGCGCGCAGCGCCGCCCTCCTGACCGCCGGGCCGGTGGGCACCGCGCTCGGTGGTCCGCTGATCGCGCTCCTGGGGCCCCGTCAGGTACTGGCCGCTTCGGGGATCGCGACCGTGGCGCTCGCCGTGGTCGGGGCCGCGGTCCGGGTAGGGGCCCGGGCTCGGGGGCGGCGTCGCGTCAGGACCCCCGTACCGCTGTGA
- a CDS encoding MerR family transcriptional regulator: protein MRQLGIGELARQVGMQPSALRYYESVGLLPPAERASGRRVYPAGTVRRLALIRMAQRAGFTLAEIRGLLDGDAERGATRQWRALAERKLPELDVVIEQTRILRAAVADCLACGCMNFEKCALLSAEGPGS from the coding sequence GTGCGACAGCTCGGGATCGGTGAGCTCGCTCGGCAGGTGGGGATGCAGCCCTCGGCGCTGCGCTACTACGAGAGCGTGGGCCTGCTGCCGCCCGCCGAACGGGCCTCGGGCCGGCGCGTCTACCCGGCCGGCACCGTGCGACGGCTCGCGCTGATCAGGATGGCCCAGCGGGCCGGGTTCACCCTCGCCGAGATCCGCGGCCTGCTCGACGGCGATGCCGAGCGCGGCGCCACCCGGCAGTGGCGCGCCCTCGCCGAGCGCAAGCTCCCCGAACTGGATGTGGTCATCGAGCAGACGCGGATCCTGCGGGCCGCCGTCGCCGACTGCCTGGCCTGCGGATGCATGAACTTCGAGAAGTGCGCACTGCTCTCCGCCGAAGGCCCCGGCTCCTGA
- a CDS encoding response regulator, whose product MVEVLLADDEAMVRAGVRAILARDPGIEVVAEAADGYEALDAVRALRPAVALLDIQMPRLDGITAAARIHRELPGTAVIMLTTFGEDDFIGRALREGADGFLLKADDPRELLAGVHAVAAGGAYLSPKVAARVVAGLRGGRTAGGVPARSAVEGLTERENDVLALLGAGLSNAEIAARLLLVEGTVKAHVSAILGKLGVRNRVEAAIAAYEAGSAGRSRRTGP is encoded by the coding sequence GTGGTCGAGGTGCTGCTGGCGGACGACGAGGCGATGGTCCGGGCGGGCGTGCGCGCCATCCTGGCGCGGGATCCGGGGATCGAGGTCGTCGCCGAGGCGGCCGACGGGTACGAGGCCCTGGACGCCGTACGCGCGCTCCGGCCCGCCGTCGCCCTGCTCGACATCCAGATGCCCCGGCTCGACGGGATCACGGCGGCCGCACGGATCCACCGGGAACTGCCCGGCACTGCGGTGATCATGTTGACCACCTTCGGGGAGGACGATTTCATCGGCCGCGCCCTGCGCGAGGGTGCCGACGGGTTCCTGCTCAAGGCGGACGATCCGCGAGAACTGCTGGCGGGTGTGCACGCGGTGGCCGCGGGCGGCGCGTACCTCTCGCCGAAGGTCGCCGCCCGGGTCGTCGCCGGACTGCGCGGCGGGCGGACGGCGGGCGGCGTGCCCGCGCGCAGCGCCGTGGAGGGGCTGACGGAGCGCGAGAACGACGTCCTGGCCCTGCTGGGCGCCGGTCTGTCCAACGCCGAGATCGCCGCTCGCCTCCTGCTCGTCGAGGGCACGGTGAAGGCCCACGTCAGCGCGATCCTGGGCAAGCTCGGGGTACGCAACCGGGTGGAGGCGGCGATCGCCGCGTACGAGGCCGGGTCGGCCGGACGCAGCCGCCGGACGGGGCCCTGA
- a CDS encoding ABC transporter ATP-binding protein — translation MITLRGLTKRHGDTVAVDGLTLDIEEGRVTGFLGPNGAGKTSTMRMILGLDRPTAGRALIDGKPYASLRHPVREVGSLLDAKALHPGRPARSHLIAQARSNGIPVRRVDEVLEAVGLAAVARRRAGAFSLGMYQRLGIAGALLGDPKVLILDEPVNGLDPDGVRWVRELVRAQAAQGRTVFLSSHLMSEMQLTADRLVVIGRGRLLADTPMAELLAASASASVRVRTAGPDDLRALTDRLLAHDGVTAELAPSPGGERNEIVVRGRTAGEIGDLAHRLGIRLHQLHSVCASLEQVYMELTEHSVEYATRTAKA, via the coding sequence GTGATCACCTTGAGAGGCCTGACCAAACGCCACGGCGACACCGTCGCCGTGGACGGACTGACCCTGGACATCGAGGAGGGACGGGTGACCGGCTTCCTCGGCCCCAACGGCGCCGGGAAGACGAGCACGATGCGGATGATCCTCGGCCTGGACCGGCCCACCGCCGGCCGGGCGCTCATCGACGGGAAGCCCTATGCGTCGCTGCGCCACCCGGTCCGCGAGGTCGGATCCCTCCTCGACGCGAAGGCCCTGCACCCGGGCCGCCCGGCACGCAGCCACCTGATCGCACAGGCCCGCAGCAACGGCATCCCCGTGCGCCGCGTCGACGAGGTCCTGGAGGCGGTGGGCCTGGCCGCGGTGGCGCGCCGACGGGCCGGGGCGTTCTCCCTGGGCATGTACCAGCGGCTCGGCATCGCGGGCGCCCTCCTCGGGGATCCGAAGGTGCTCATCCTCGACGAGCCGGTCAACGGCCTCGACCCGGACGGCGTGCGATGGGTGCGCGAACTCGTCCGCGCCCAGGCCGCGCAGGGCCGTACGGTCTTCCTCTCCAGCCACCTGATGAGCGAGATGCAGCTGACGGCCGACCGGCTCGTCGTCATCGGCCGGGGCCGGCTGCTGGCCGACACCCCCATGGCCGAACTGCTCGCCGCGAGTGCCTCGGCCTCGGTACGGGTGCGCACCGCCGGCCCCGACGACCTGCGCGCCCTGACCGACCGCCTGCTCGCCCACGACGGGGTGACCGCCGAGCTCGCTCCCTCGCCCGGCGGCGAGCGGAACGAGATCGTGGTCAGGGGCAGGACCGCCGGAGAGATCGGCGACCTCGCCCACCGCCTCGGCATCCGCCTCCACCAACTGCACAGCGTCTGCGCCTCGTTGGAACAGGTCTACATGGAACTGACCGAACACAGCGTCGAGTACGCGACCCGAACGGCGAAGGCGTGA
- a CDS encoding ABC transporter permease, with the protein MTDTMTGTMTDPARSAVQAPAGGGFAGAVGAEWAKLWSIRTPYACLLVGILLTAVFTFYYGSIARINDKPVQPLGNAPVSSVILGQFVVVVLAMTVVTSEYATGSVRTSLQWVPVRHRLQLAKAVVAAVVSFTAGCLFAVLGMAVARVPFRGHASFDPGKALAQTLAMGLYCALVAVLTVGVAFALRTAVGTLAAVFGLVSALPTICTGLGGSVLLAVNDVLPQTAGGHFMLADGDAPYPPAAAILIVLAWTAAAHMTGRLVLRRRDG; encoded by the coding sequence ATGACCGACACGATGACCGGCACCATGACGGACCCGGCGCGCAGCGCCGTCCAGGCTCCCGCCGGCGGCGGCTTCGCCGGTGCGGTCGGCGCCGAATGGGCCAAACTGTGGTCGATCCGCACCCCGTACGCCTGCCTGCTCGTCGGCATCCTGCTGACGGCGGTCTTCACCTTCTACTACGGCTCCATCGCCCGGATCAACGACAAGCCAGTCCAGCCGCTCGGCAACGCCCCGGTCTCCTCCGTCATCCTCGGTCAGTTCGTCGTCGTCGTGCTCGCGATGACCGTGGTCACCAGTGAGTACGCGACGGGCAGTGTCCGCACCTCGCTCCAGTGGGTGCCGGTCAGACACCGCCTGCAACTGGCCAAGGCGGTCGTCGCCGCGGTGGTGTCGTTCACCGCCGGATGCCTGTTCGCCGTCCTCGGCATGGCCGTGGCCCGGGTGCCCTTCCGCGGCCACGCGTCCTTCGATCCGGGCAAGGCGCTCGCCCAGACCCTGGCGATGGGCCTGTACTGCGCCCTGGTCGCCGTGCTCACGGTCGGGGTGGCCTTCGCCCTGCGGACCGCGGTCGGCACGCTGGCGGCGGTCTTCGGCCTCGTCTCCGCCCTCCCCACCATCTGTACCGGACTGGGGGGCTCCGTCCTCCTGGCGGTGAACGACGTCCTCCCGCAGACCGCGGGCGGCCACTTCATGCTCGCGGACGGCGACGCCCCCTACCCGCCCGCGGCCGCGATCCTGATC